From Bacillus sp. Bos-x628, the proteins below share one genomic window:
- the hisS gene encoding histidine--tRNA ligase, giving the protein MSFHIPRGTQDILPGESERWQYVEKIARDTCAVYQYQEIRTPIFEHTELFARGVGESTDIVQKEMYTFEDKKGRSITLRPEGTASTVRSYVENKLFAQPMQPTKLYYIGPMFRYERPQTGRYRQFYQFGIEAIGSKDPAIDAEVISLAMSVYEKAGLSNLKLVINSLGDKDSRADYRKALVEHFEPRIDEFCHDCQLRLHQNPLRILDCKKDRDHELMATAPSIQDYLNEESRTYFEKVKQYLTDVGIEYVVDPNLVRGLDYYNHTAFEIMSNAEGFGAITTLAGGGRYDGLVEGIGGPESPGIGFAMSIERFLSAIDAEKIELPVQDGIDLYIAVIGDKAKDYSVSLLNRLRKEGISSEMDYTGKKLKAQFKSADRLKAKFIAVLGDDELDQHIVNVKDTTTGEQIEVKLDELIQMLKAHQKA; this is encoded by the coding sequence ATGAGTTTTCATATTCCAAGAGGGACACAGGATATTTTACCTGGAGAGTCAGAACGCTGGCAGTATGTTGAAAAAATTGCGAGAGACACATGTGCTGTCTATCAATACCAAGAGATTCGTACACCGATTTTTGAGCATACCGAGCTTTTTGCGCGGGGGGTAGGCGAATCAACAGATATCGTTCAAAAAGAAATGTACACATTTGAAGATAAGAAGGGACGCAGCATTACTCTTCGTCCAGAGGGAACTGCTTCAACTGTGCGTTCTTATGTTGAAAATAAACTATTTGCACAACCAATGCAGCCGACAAAGCTATACTACATTGGACCAATGTTCCGCTATGAGCGTCCGCAAACAGGAAGATACCGTCAATTTTATCAATTTGGAATTGAAGCGATCGGTTCAAAAGATCCTGCCATTGATGCAGAAGTTATTTCACTCGCAATGAGTGTCTATGAGAAAGCAGGTCTTTCCAACTTGAAGCTCGTCATTAACAGCCTTGGTGACAAGGATAGTCGTGCTGATTACCGCAAGGCACTAGTTGAGCACTTTGAGCCAAGAATTGATGAATTCTGTCATGATTGTCAATTAAGATTACACCAAAACCCACTGCGCATTCTTGATTGTAAAAAGGACCGTGATCATGAACTGATGGCAACAGCCCCATCCATTCAGGATTACTTAAATGAAGAATCACGGACTTATTTTGAAAAGGTAAAACAATATTTAACAGATGTCGGCATTGAATATGTCGTCGATCCAAACTTAGTGCGCGGTCTTGATTATTACAATCATACCGCTTTTGAAATCATGAGCAATGCAGAAGGCTTTGGTGCTATTACAACATTAGCTGGTGGCGGTCGCTATGATGGACTTGTCGAAGGAATTGGCGGACCTGAATCCCCGGGTATCGGTTTTGCCATGAGTATTGAGCGTTTTCTTTCGGCGATTGATGCTGAAAAGATAGAGCTTCCAGTACAAGATGGCATCGACTTATACATTGCTGTCATTGGAGATAAAGCGAAAGACTATTCCGTTTCTTTATTGAATCGACTTAGAAAAGAAGGCATTTCAAGCGAAATGGATTATACAGGGAAAAAACTAAAGGCGCAATTTAAATCAGCTGACCGCCTGAAAGCAAAATTTATTGCCGTTCTTGGGGACGATGAGCTTGATCAACATATTGTAAATGTAAAAGATACGACAACGGGTGAACAAATTGAAGTGAAGCTTGATGAGCTGATTCAAATGTTGAAAGCCCACCAGAAAGCGTAA
- the aspS gene encoding aspartate--tRNA ligase, whose protein sequence is MFGRTFYCGEVTEDQIGQSVILKGWVQKRRDLGGLIFLDLRDRSGIVQVVFNPDLSKEALETAESIRNEYVLDIKGTVVAREEATVNPNLKTGKIEIQAESVKVLSEAKTPPFVISDQADEVSEDVRLKYRYLDLRRPVMFETMKMRHEVTKAFRHFLDDNGFLDIETPILTKSTPEGARDYLVPSRVHEGEFYALPQSPQIFKQLLMVSGIDRYYQIARCFRDEDLRADRQPEFTQVDIEMSFMSQEDIMDLAEQMMAKVMKDVKGIDLTLPLPRMTYDEAMNRYGSDKPDTRFDMTLVNISDTVKDSDFKVFSGAVQNGGAVKAINVKGAAANYSRKDIDALGAYAANYGAKGLAWLKAEGAELKGPIAKFFDETKQAELKQQLQVEEGDLLLFVADKTSVVHDALGALRLKLGKELGLIDESAFHFLWVVDWPLFEKDEDEGRFYAAHHPFTMPVRDDLELIETSPEDMKAQAYDLVLNGYELGGGSIRIFEKDIQEKMFGLLGFSKEEAYEQFGFLLDAFDHGVPPHGGIALGLDRLVMLLAGRSNLRDTIAFPKTASASCLLTDAPGEVSKAQLDELNLAIKTKSKTVK, encoded by the coding sequence GTGTTTGGTAGAACTTTTTATTGCGGAGAAGTAACAGAAGACCAGATCGGTCAGTCAGTCATCTTAAAGGGATGGGTTCAAAAGAGACGTGACCTTGGCGGGTTAATCTTTCTTGATTTGCGCGACCGTTCGGGAATTGTTCAGGTTGTATTCAACCCAGATCTTTCGAAAGAGGCGCTTGAGACAGCAGAATCAATTCGAAATGAATATGTCCTTGATATAAAAGGTACGGTTGTCGCAAGAGAGGAAGCAACTGTCAATCCTAATCTAAAAACAGGCAAAATTGAAATTCAAGCAGAATCTGTCAAGGTTTTAAGTGAAGCGAAGACGCCTCCATTTGTAATTTCAGATCAAGCAGACGAGGTATCAGAAGATGTCCGGTTAAAATATCGTTACCTAGATCTTCGCCGCCCTGTGATGTTTGAAACGATGAAGATGCGTCATGAAGTGACAAAAGCATTCCGCCACTTTTTAGATGACAACGGTTTTCTAGACATTGAAACGCCGATTTTAACGAAAAGTACCCCAGAGGGTGCACGTGACTATCTTGTACCAAGCCGTGTACATGAAGGGGAGTTTTATGCACTGCCTCAGTCTCCACAAATATTTAAACAATTGCTGATGGTGTCAGGTATAGATCGTTACTATCAAATCGCAAGGTGCTTCAGAGATGAAGATTTACGAGCTGACCGTCAGCCGGAATTTACACAAGTCGATATTGAAATGTCCTTTATGAGTCAAGAGGATATCATGGATCTTGCTGAACAAATGATGGCAAAGGTCATGAAAGATGTCAAAGGAATTGATCTGACATTGCCATTGCCACGTATGACGTACGATGAAGCGATGAATCGTTATGGATCAGATAAGCCAGATACGCGTTTTGACATGACGCTTGTGAACATCTCAGACACGGTGAAGGACTCAGACTTTAAAGTGTTCAGTGGTGCTGTGCAAAATGGCGGAGCTGTGAAAGCAATTAATGTGAAAGGAGCAGCAGCCAACTATTCAAGAAAAGACATTGATGCACTTGGTGCATATGCAGCCAACTACGGCGCAAAAGGTCTAGCTTGGCTAAAAGCAGAAGGGGCAGAATTGAAGGGACCAATTGCCAAATTCTTTGATGAGACGAAGCAAGCAGAATTAAAGCAGCAGCTACAAGTGGAAGAAGGCGACCTTTTACTCTTTGTTGCAGATAAGACGTCAGTTGTCCATGATGCGCTCGGAGCACTTCGCTTAAAACTCGGCAAAGAGCTTGGACTCATTGATGAGTCTGCATTTCATTTCTTATGGGTTGTCGATTGGCCGCTGTTTGAAAAAGATGAAGACGAAGGCCGCTTCTATGCTGCCCATCATCCATTCACTATGCCAGTTCGTGATGATCTTGAATTAATTGAAACAAGCCCAGAAGACATGAAGGCACAGGCATACGACCTTGTGCTAAATGGCTATGAGCTTGGCGGAGGATCTATTCGTATTTTCGAAAAGGACATTCAAGAAAAAATGTTTGGTTTACTTGGCTTTTCAAAGGAAGAAGCATACGAGCAATTCGGCTTCTTGCTTGATGCATTTGATCATGGTGTTCCTCCGCACGGCGGTATTGCACTTGGGCTTGACCGTTTAGTGATGCTGCTAGCGGGTCGTTCTAACTTAAGAGACACGATTGCTTTCCCTAAAACAGCAAGTGCGAGTTGCTTACTAACAGACGCACCTGGTGAGGTAAGCAAAGCGCAGCTTGATGAGCTAAATCTAGCTATCAAAACAAAAAGTAAAACAGTAAAATAG
- a CDS encoding tRNA threonylcarbamoyladenosine dehydratase: MLHQFSRNELAIGKEGLDRLKNSTVAVLGVGGVGSFAVEALARSGVGRIVLVDKDDIDITNINRQLPALLSTIGQPKVDLMKERIADIHPECEVIALKMFYTEETYEQFFEYPLDYVIDASDTIHYKIHLMKECLKRNVNMISSMGAANKTDPTRFQIADISKTHTDPIAKVVRTRLRKEGIHKGIKVIFSDESPIVIREDVRKEVGNDEAKIRKAKMPPSSNAFVPSVAGLIMGGHVIMELLKDIPITRVKDK, encoded by the coding sequence TTGTTACATCAGTTTTCAAGAAACGAGCTTGCCATTGGCAAGGAAGGCTTAGATAGGTTAAAAAACAGTACGGTTGCAGTGCTTGGTGTGGGCGGAGTAGGTTCATTTGCAGTAGAAGCACTTGCTCGCTCGGGCGTTGGGCGTATTGTTCTTGTTGATAAAGATGATATTGATATTACGAATATAAATCGTCAGTTGCCGGCTCTTTTGTCAACAATTGGTCAACCCAAAGTTGATTTAATGAAGGAAAGAATTGCTGATATTCATCCAGAATGTGAAGTTATTGCCCTGAAGATGTTTTATACAGAGGAAACATATGAGCAATTTTTTGAATATCCTCTTGATTATGTCATCGATGCTTCTGACACCATTCATTACAAAATTCATTTGATGAAAGAATGTCTAAAGCGCAATGTCAACATGATTTCTAGTATGGGTGCTGCGAATAAGACAGACCCGACACGATTTCAAATTGCTGATATTTCGAAAACACATACGGATCCAATTGCAAAAGTTGTGAGAACACGTCTGCGTAAGGAAGGCATCCATAAGGGGATTAAAGTCATTTTCTCTGACGAAAGTCCAATTGTCATTCGTGAGGATGTAAGAAAAGAAGTAGGAAATGATGAGGCGAAGATTCGCAAGGCGAAAATGCCGCCTTCATCCAATGCATTTGTACCGTCTGTTGCTGGGCTGATCATGGGTGGTCATGTCATTATGGAGCTTTTAAAAGACATTCCAATTACCCGTGTAAAAGATAAATAA
- a CDS encoding replication-associated recombination protein A: MKPLAYRMRPSHIEDIIGQEHLVGKGQIIRRMVEAKHLSSMILYGPPGIGKTSIATAIAGSTSIAFRTLNAVIHNKKDMEAVAAEAKMSGQVILILDEVHRLDKGKQDFLLPYLENGMIILIGATTANPYHAMNPAIRSRTQIFELKPLETEQIKAALTRALLDEHRGLGGYSVTVADEAMNHFAQGCGGDVRSALNALELAVLSTKADKNGNISITLAEAEECLQKKSFSHDKNGDAHYDVLSAFQKSIRGSDADAALHYLARLIEAGDLESISRRLLVIAYEDIGLASPQVGPRVLSAVQTAERIGFPEARIPLANAVIELCLSPKSNSAYAAIDAALKDIRSGKAGEVPVHLKDAHYKGATALGRGVDYLYPHDYENGWVKQQYLPDPLKNKQYYQPKQTGKFEGALKQVYENIKRQK, encoded by the coding sequence ATGAAACCTTTAGCTTATCGGATGCGACCAAGTCATATTGAAGACATTATTGGACAAGAGCATCTAGTTGGAAAAGGCCAAATTATTAGACGAATGGTAGAGGCCAAACATTTGTCCTCAATGATCTTATACGGACCGCCTGGGATTGGCAAAACGTCAATTGCCACTGCTATTGCTGGTAGTACAAGCATTGCCTTTCGAACACTGAATGCGGTCATTCATAACAAAAAAGATATGGAAGCTGTCGCAGCTGAAGCAAAAATGAGCGGTCAAGTCATCCTGATTTTAGATGAAGTACACAGGCTGGATAAAGGGAAGCAAGATTTCTTACTTCCTTATTTAGAGAATGGGATGATCATCTTGATCGGCGCCACAACAGCGAATCCCTATCATGCGATGAATCCCGCCATACGGAGCCGCACCCAAATATTTGAGCTAAAGCCTCTTGAAACAGAGCAAATCAAAGCAGCCTTAACACGGGCATTGCTTGATGAACATCGAGGACTTGGCGGTTATTCCGTAACCGTCGCTGATGAGGCAATGAACCATTTTGCACAGGGATGCGGCGGGGACGTCCGGTCCGCTTTAAACGCCCTTGAACTAGCCGTCTTATCGACGAAAGCTGATAAAAACGGAAATATCTCCATTACCCTTGCAGAAGCAGAAGAATGTTTACAAAAGAAGAGCTTTTCTCACGATAAGAACGGTGATGCTCATTATGATGTCCTCTCGGCTTTTCAAAAATCCATTAGAGGATCTGACGCTGATGCTGCTCTCCATTATCTCGCAAGACTTATTGAAGCTGGAGATCTTGAAAGCATCTCAAGACGATTACTTGTGATCGCTTATGAGGATATCGGCCTAGCCAGTCCGCAAGTGGGACCACGCGTATTAAGCGCCGTTCAAACGGCAGAAAGAATTGGTTTTCCAGAAGCACGTATCCCGCTAGCAAATGCAGTCATCGAGCTGTGCCTTTCCCCAAAATCTAATTCTGCTTATGCTGCCATTGATGCAGCTTTAAAAGACATTCGATCAGGAAAAGCAGGTGAAGTGCCTGTCCATTTAAAGGATGCTCACTATAAAGGAGCGACGGCACTTGGAAGAGGCGTAGATTATTTATATCCGCACGATTATGAAAACGGCTGGGTGAAACAGCAATATTTACCTGATCCGCTTAAAAACAAACAGTACTATCAGCCAAAACAAACTGGGAAATTTGAAGGAGCGCTTAAGCAGGTCTATGAGAATATAAAACGACAAAAATAA
- a CDS encoding Rrf2 family transcriptional regulator — protein MKISTKGRYGLTIMIELAKKHGEGPTSLKSIAQNNDLSEHYLEQLVSPLRNARLVKSIRGAYGGYVLAHEPNEITAGDIIRVLEGPISPVEVIENEEPAKRELWIRIRDAVKDVLDNTTLEDLASYTSDGDQDAYMFYI, from the coding sequence GTGAAAATTTCAACTAAAGGCAGATACGGTCTGACGATTATGATAGAACTAGCCAAAAAACATGGCGAAGGCCCTACATCATTAAAATCTATCGCTCAAAACAATGATTTGTCTGAGCATTATTTAGAACAACTTGTGTCACCACTTCGCAATGCCCGTCTTGTGAAAAGTATTCGCGGAGCGTACGGCGGTTATGTACTTGCCCATGAACCGAACGAAATTACAGCTGGTGATATTATTCGTGTATTAGAAGGACCAATTAGTCCTGTCGAAGTTATTGAAAATGAGGAACCAGCTAAGCGTGAGCTATGGATTCGTATTCGTGATGCAGTAAAAGATGTACTGGACAATACAACTCTTGAAGACCTAGCTAGTTATACAAGCGACGGGGACCAAGACGCGTACATGTTCTATATTTAA
- a CDS encoding cysteine desulfurase family protein has product MERIYLDHAATTPMEQRVVDKMLPFFTETFGNPSSIHSFGREARKWLDEAREVIAAELHCKSQEIILTSGGTEADNLAITGVAMARQHEGKHIITAKTEHHAVLHTCEHLEKLGFEVTYLDVDQTGLIHLDQLKRELRDDTILVTIMYGNNETGVLQPIREIGELLKDHPAYFHTDAVQAFGTMPIDVDDLHIDLLSASGHKLNGPMGTGFLYVNERVTLSSQMFGGEQERKRRAGTENVAGIVGLAEAVQLTKQNRREKAAHYDKLKETMLQVFEKESLAFTINGHPEHTLPHILNVHFLGVSIESLLVNLDMEGIAVSSGSACTAGSVLPSHVLSAMFGKEAKELTSSVRISFGLGNEEDHVEQAAHKIAAVVKRLVK; this is encoded by the coding sequence ATGGAACGTATATATTTAGATCATGCTGCCACAACACCAATGGAACAGCGTGTTGTGGACAAGATGTTGCCCTTTTTTACAGAGACATTCGGCAACCCCTCTAGTATTCATTCGTTTGGACGTGAGGCAAGAAAGTGGCTTGATGAGGCAAGAGAAGTGATCGCAGCAGAATTACACTGTAAATCACAGGAGATCATCCTGACAAGTGGTGGAACAGAGGCAGATAATTTGGCGATCACAGGTGTAGCGATGGCAAGGCAGCATGAAGGAAAACATATCATCACAGCGAAAACAGAGCATCATGCGGTGTTGCATACGTGTGAACATTTAGAGAAGCTAGGATTTGAGGTGACTTACTTAGATGTGGATCAAACAGGATTGATTCATCTAGATCAGTTAAAACGGGAGCTAAGAGATGATACCATCCTCGTCACCATCATGTACGGTAATAATGAAACAGGGGTTCTTCAGCCAATAAGAGAAATTGGCGAACTCTTAAAAGATCATCCTGCTTATTTTCATACAGATGCCGTACAGGCATTTGGGACAATGCCCATTGATGTAGACGATCTCCATATTGATCTATTGTCTGCTTCAGGTCATAAACTAAATGGACCGATGGGGACAGGCTTCTTATATGTGAATGAACGTGTGACACTCTCGTCGCAAATGTTCGGGGGAGAACAAGAAAGAAAGCGGCGTGCTGGTACTGAAAATGTGGCTGGAATCGTTGGCCTTGCAGAAGCAGTGCAACTGACAAAGCAAAATAGAAGAGAAAAAGCAGCGCATTATGATAAGCTCAAAGAAACCATGTTGCAAGTATTTGAGAAAGAATCCCTTGCTTTCACGATCAATGGACATCCTGAACATACATTGCCGCACATATTAAATGTTCATTTCTTGGGAGTCTCTATTGAATCGTTACTTGTGAATTTGGATATGGAAGGAATTGCTGTTTCAAGTGGATCTGCATGTACGGCTGGATCTGTCCTTCCTTCGCACGTTTTAAGCGCCATGTTTGGCAAGGAAGCAAAAGAGCTGACGTCCTCAGTTAGAATAAGCTTCGGTCTTGGAAATGAAGAGGATCATGTGGAGCAGGCAGCACACAAAATAGCGGCTGTTGTGAAACGTCTTGTCAAATAA
- the mnmA gene encoding tRNA 2-thiouridine(34) synthase MnmA: protein MTKRPEETRVVVGMSGGVDSSVAALLLKEQGYDVIGIFMKNWDDTDENGVCTATEDYEDVIRVCNQIGIPYYAVNFEKQYWDKVFQYFLDEYKAGRTPNPDVMCNKEIKFKAFLEHALSLGADYLATGHYARVDRTGDEVKMLRGLDANKDQTYFLNQLTQEQLDKVMFPIGDLEKSKVRELAKEAKLATATKKDSTGICFIGERNFKTFLSQYLPAQPGVMQTMDGEVKGQHDGLMYYTIGQRQGLGIGGSGDPWFVVGKDLERNVLFVEQGFHNPLLYSDSISAVNISWTRSHIVDENGELTCTAKFRYRQEDHQVKVKITGAQEATVFFEEPVRAVTPGQAVVFYDGDECLGGGTIDAVFKDGQKLSYV from the coding sequence ATGACAAAAAGACCAGAAGAGACAAGAGTTGTGGTCGGGATGTCCGGAGGAGTCGATTCATCAGTTGCTGCCCTTTTGTTAAAGGAGCAAGGCTATGATGTCATCGGCATATTTATGAAAAACTGGGATGACACTGATGAAAATGGTGTATGTACAGCAACGGAAGATTACGAGGATGTCATTCGTGTCTGTAACCAAATCGGAATCCCTTATTATGCAGTAAATTTCGAGAAGCAATATTGGGACAAAGTGTTTCAATATTTTCTCGATGAATATAAAGCAGGCAGAACGCCAAACCCAGATGTCATGTGCAACAAAGAAATTAAGTTCAAAGCTTTTCTTGAACATGCTTTATCGCTCGGTGCAGATTATTTGGCAACAGGTCACTATGCACGTGTCGATCGAACAGGCGACGAAGTCAAAATGCTAAGAGGTCTTGATGCGAACAAAGATCAGACGTACTTCTTAAATCAATTGACACAAGAGCAGCTTGATAAAGTGATGTTCCCAATCGGTGATTTAGAGAAAAGCAAGGTTCGTGAACTGGCGAAAGAAGCAAAGCTGGCAACTGCTACGAAAAAAGATTCGACTGGCATTTGCTTTATTGGAGAAAGAAACTTCAAAACATTTCTTAGTCAGTACTTGCCTGCACAGCCTGGCGTGATGCAGACAATGGATGGAGAAGTGAAAGGTCAGCATGATGGATTGATGTATTACACAATTGGTCAACGTCAAGGGCTTGGAATTGGCGGAAGCGGTGACCCTTGGTTTGTTGTTGGAAAAGATTTGGAACGAAATGTGTTATTTGTAGAACAAGGCTTCCATAATCCGCTTTTATATTCTGACAGTATTTCAGCCGTCAATATCAGTTGGACTCGTTCTCATATTGTAGACGAAAACGGTGAATTAACATGCACAGCAAAATTTAGATACCGTCAAGAAGATCATCAAGTCAAAGTCAAAATAACAGGTGCGCAAGAAGCGACGGTATTCTTTGAAGAACCAGTTCGTGCTGTCACTCCAGGTCAAGCTGTTGTCTTTTACGATGGCGACGAATGTCTTGGGGGCGGTACAATAGATGCTGTCTTTAAAGATGGTCAAAAGCTGTCGTATGTTTAA
- a CDS encoding tetratricopeptide repeat protein, producing MNHNEIGIEALNQGEIEKAAEAFTKAIEESPKDPVPYINFANLLSSINEYERALNFFQKAIELDDTAAAAYYGAGNVYTLKEDFMKAKDFFEKALKTGMENSDLFYMLGHTLMKLEQPKLAMPYLQRAIELNEDDNEARFQFGMCLANEHLLQEAVNIFTEVVKRDPQHADAFYNLGVAYAYLENKDEALEMLGKAVEVQPDHLLALHAQKLIQEAK from the coding sequence ATGAATCACAATGAGATTGGCATTGAAGCACTCAATCAAGGGGAAATCGAAAAGGCAGCAGAAGCTTTTACAAAAGCAATAGAAGAAAGCCCTAAAGACCCCGTTCCATATATCAATTTTGCCAATTTACTTTCAAGTATCAATGAATACGAACGAGCCTTGAATTTTTTCCAGAAAGCAATTGAGCTAGATGACACAGCAGCTGCGGCATATTACGGAGCAGGAAATGTATACACATTAAAAGAAGACTTTATGAAAGCAAAAGACTTTTTTGAAAAAGCACTTAAAACCGGAATGGAAAATAGTGATCTATTTTATATGTTAGGTCATACGCTTATGAAATTAGAGCAGCCGAAGCTCGCCATGCCTTATCTGCAGCGAGCAATCGAATTAAATGAAGATGACAATGAAGCAAGGTTTCAATTTGGCATGTGTTTAGCAAATGAACATCTACTGCAAGAAGCAGTGAATATATTTACAGAAGTGGTAAAGCGTGACCCACAGCATGCAGATGCCTTTTATAATTTAGGGGTCGCTTATGCTTATCTAGAGAATAAGGACGAAGCACTTGAAATGCTAGGGAAAGCCGTTGAAGTTCAGCCTGATCATCTGCTCGCACTTCATGCCCAAAAGCTGATTCAAGAGGCAAAATAA
- a CDS encoding ATP-dependent RecD-like DNA helicase, with product MQENPDQMKLDDEPFLKGTVQAVIFHNESNLYSVLKVKVIETSEDLEEKTASVTGYFPALHENETYTFYGKVTSHPKFGEQFQATHFEKEVPTTKQGIIHYLSSDLFEGIGKKTAEDIVGQLGNQTLHKIMRDPAVLYEVPRLSKKKADKLAAALQQHQGLEQIMIHLNQYGFGPQLSMKIYQVYEGETLQKIKENPYQLVKDVEGIGFIKADELGARTGISGNDPARIRAALLYTVETACLKDGHTYIQTKDLIVETRKLLNQTGNDNKVTEMDVANQILALGEGKDMIIEDDRCYHPSLFYAEQSVAKRIQKIVSQTEYADQFPESEFLLALGELEERLGVQYAPTQKEAIQKALMSPMLLLTGGPGTGKTTVIKGIVELYSDLHGVSLDPSDYKKDESFPFVLAAPTGRAAKRMTESTGLPAVTIHRLLGWNGSEGFSHDEDQPIEGKLVIIDESSMLDIWLANHLFKAIPDQIQVIMVGDEHQLPSVGPGQVLRDLLASNVVPAVTLTDIYRQADGSTIVELAHDMKNGVLPKNIAARSKDRSFIQCTADQLKEVIEKVVLNAAQKGYTAKDIQVLAPMYKGKAGINELNKMLQHILNPKKPKGREISFGDVVYRTGDKVLQLVNQPENNIFNGDIGEIVSIFYEKENTEKEDMVVISFDGNEITFTKKDFHQFTHAYCCSIHKSQGSEFPIVVLPVVRSYYRMLRRNLLYTAITRSKKYLILCGEESALEWGVKNNEDSLRQTSLTMRLVNTEKVMDAELEALQKELPFSVHDANIGMEGITPFDFMHD from the coding sequence GTGCAGGAAAATCCAGATCAAATGAAGCTTGATGATGAGCCATTTCTAAAAGGCACAGTGCAAGCTGTTATTTTTCATAATGAAAGCAATTTATATTCGGTATTAAAAGTGAAAGTCATTGAGACATCAGAAGACTTAGAGGAAAAAACGGCATCTGTCACAGGCTACTTCCCTGCACTTCATGAGAACGAAACGTACACCTTTTATGGAAAAGTCACGAGCCATCCGAAATTCGGCGAACAGTTTCAGGCGACTCATTTTGAAAAAGAGGTGCCAACAACGAAACAAGGAATTATTCATTACCTCTCCAGTGACTTATTTGAAGGGATAGGGAAGAAAACAGCAGAAGACATTGTGGGTCAGCTAGGTAATCAAACGCTTCATAAAATTATGCGTGACCCAGCTGTTTTGTATGAGGTTCCACGCCTATCAAAAAAGAAAGCCGATAAGCTTGCTGCTGCGCTTCAACAGCATCAAGGACTGGAGCAAATCATGATCCATCTAAATCAGTATGGCTTTGGTCCACAGTTGAGTATGAAAATTTACCAAGTGTATGAAGGCGAAACCCTGCAAAAAATTAAAGAAAATCCTTATCAACTTGTGAAAGATGTAGAGGGAATCGGATTTATTAAAGCAGATGAGCTAGGGGCAAGAACGGGCATTTCCGGAAATGATCCGGCTCGAATTCGTGCAGCACTTCTTTATACAGTAGAGACTGCCTGCCTGAAAGACGGCCATACTTACATCCAAACAAAAGATCTCATTGTTGAAACGAGAAAGTTGCTCAACCAAACAGGGAATGATAACAAAGTCACGGAGATGGATGTAGCCAATCAAATACTCGCACTCGGTGAAGGGAAAGATATGATAATTGAAGATGACAGGTGCTATCATCCTTCTTTGTTTTATGCAGAGCAGAGTGTGGCAAAACGAATTCAAAAAATCGTATCCCAAACCGAATATGCAGATCAATTTCCTGAATCAGAATTCCTCCTTGCACTTGGTGAATTGGAGGAACGTTTAGGTGTACAGTATGCTCCTACACAAAAAGAAGCCATCCAAAAAGCGCTCATGTCACCTATGCTGCTTTTAACGGGCGGACCAGGGACAGGAAAAACAACGGTGATTAAAGGAATCGTTGAGCTGTATAGCGATCTGCACGGCGTATCGCTTGATCCAAGTGATTACAAAAAGGATGAATCGTTTCCATTTGTCCTAGCGGCTCCAACGGGACGGGCAGCCAAACGAATGACCGAATCAACAGGGCTTCCGGCAGTGACCATCCACAGGCTGCTTGGCTGGAATGGGTCTGAAGGCTTTTCGCACGATGAGGATCAGCCAATTGAAGGGAAACTTGTCATCATAGATGAATCGAGCATGTTGGATATTTGGCTTGCAAACCACTTATTCAAAGCGATCCCTGATCAGATTCAAGTCATTATGGTGGGGGATGAACACCAGCTTCCATCTGTTGGCCCAGGACAAGTATTAAGAGATTTACTAGCATCAAATGTCGTACCTGCTGTCACCTTAACAGATATTTACCGGCAGGCAGACGGCTCGACCATTGTTGAGCTAGCTCATGATATGAAAAATGGTGTTCTACCAAAAAATATAGCTGCACGATCAAAAGATCGATCCTTTATTCAATGTACAGCAGATCAATTGAAAGAAGTCATTGAAAAGGTTGTCCTAAACGCAGCTCAAAAAGGCTATACGGCGAAAGATATTCAAGTGTTGGCCCCTATGTATAAAGGAAAAGCCGGCATCAATGAGCTAAATAAAATGCTTCAGCATATTTTGAACCCTAAAAAACCAAAGGGTAGGGAAATCTCCTTTGGTGATGTTGTGTACCGGACGGGGGATAAGGTGCTTCAGCTTGTGAATCAGCCGGAGAATAACATTTTCAATGGTGACATTGGCGAAATTGTCTCGATTTTTTACGAAAAAGAAAATACGGAAAAAGAAGACATGGTCGTCATATCATTTGATGGGAATGAAATCACCTTTACGAAAAAAGATTTTCATCAGTTTACACATGCTTATTGCTGCTCCATTCACAAATCACAGGGCAGTGAGTTTCCGATCGTTGTGCTACCAGTGGTCAGAAGCTATTATCGAATGCTTCGACGAAATTTGTTGTACACAGCCATTACACGAAGCAAAAAGTATTTGATTCTGTGCGGTGAAGAATCAGCACTGGAATGGGGCGTCAAAAATAATGAAGATTCCCTTCGACAAACGTCATTAACGATGAGACTTGTAAACACCGAAAAGGTGATGGATGCTGAACTTGAAGCACTTCAAAAAGAACTTCCGTTTAGCGTACATGATGCAAATATCGGAATGGAGGGAATTACCCCATTTGATTTTATGCATGACTAA